The stretch of DNA GCTAAAATAAATATTGCAGCTGCTGCTAATGGTTTTGCTTTTTCAATTATCTTTGTTTTTTTTGCTCCTTTTTTCGCTTTACAGGCCAATTCGTCTTTTAATTGGGAAGGAAGAGATTTAAATGCCTTTCTAATAGATTTATTTTCTTCGTATATTTTTTTATGATTTTCATTTGAGTTTAACCAAAAGTTTAATTCACTTTTTTCTTTTTCATTTAAACCTTCTTCTTCTCTTGTAAGCCAAGATATAGCTATTTGTTGGATACTTTTCATATTTGGCTCCTAATAATTGTTCATTTTGTTTTTGATTTTTTCACTGGCTCTAAGAATATTTTTCTCAACTGCAGCGATACTTATACCCATCTTTGAAGAGATTTCTTTTCTAGAGTATCCTTCAATTACGTGTAAAATAAAGGCTTGTTGGCATTTTGGTGGAAGGCTTTGAACTATTTTCATCATTTGTTCATATTGGTTTGATTGTACTACTTGTTCATGGGGTTGCTCTTCTTGAGGAATACTATGTTCCTCTTCTTCATAAAGAGTTTCAGATGAGCTTTTCTCTTTTCTTGACTGGTCTATTACAATATTTCTTGAGGTTTTGTATAAGTAGGCTCTTTCATTATCAATATTTGAACTTTTGTTTACATATAATAATCTACTATAAGCTTCTTGGATAACATCCTTTGCTCTATCCTTGTCACCTACCATTCTTTGAACATAATATACTAAC from Arcobacter sp. F155 encodes:
- a CDS encoding RNA polymerase sigma factor produces the protein MLQYYQELVYYVQRMVGDKDRAKDVIQEAYSRLLYVNKSSNIDNERAYLYKTSRNIVIDQSRKEKSSSETLYEEEEHSIPQEEQPHEQVVQSNQYEQMMKIVQSLPPKCQQAFILHVIEGYSRKEISSKMGISIAAVEKNILRASEKIKNKMNNY